One part of the Oceanotoga teriensis genome encodes these proteins:
- a CDS encoding PDC sensor domain-containing protein, translating to MKKISVKIIASIVIISLLLGLSLSFIGIQNTSNIIRENSKDKLLLNSINKAKEFDIVINNLETVMENFSNSIFNNSFSKFQVAGAFGNSAYVENYLSRTDSFIKAYSESVEGNLNAYILINPEITMDNKIHGIIYDESEDTIFKSEDININPEYFVEDNPDYTWFFETKNSKNGHWSKVHKDIEKSGKNVISYSFPFFYEDIFVGLVGMDIDYSYFVEELNKIKVYEGSYASLANEKLKIIHDKQYETGTYIGEILKREEYKKVSEENTGYYE from the coding sequence ATGAAAAAAATATCAGTAAAAATAATCGCTTCTATAGTAATAATCTCGCTTTTATTAGGTCTTTCTCTAAGTTTTATAGGAATACAAAATACCTCTAACATAATAAGGGAAAATTCAAAAGACAAACTTTTATTAAATTCAATCAATAAAGCAAAAGAATTTGATATCGTTATAAACAATCTTGAAACAGTAATGGAAAATTTTTCAAATTCAATATTCAATAACTCATTTTCAAAATTCCAAGTTGCAGGTGCTTTTGGAAATAGTGCCTATGTTGAAAACTACTTATCAAGAACAGACAGTTTCATAAAAGCTTATTCTGAAAGCGTTGAAGGAAATTTAAATGCATATATACTAATAAACCCTGAAATAACAATGGATAATAAAATACATGGAATAATATATGATGAATCGGAAGATACAATTTTCAAATCTGAAGATATAAACATAAATCCTGAATATTTTGTAGAAGATAATCCAGATTATACATGGTTTTTCGAAACAAAGAACAGTAAAAATGGTCATTGGTCAAAAGTACATAAAGACATAGAAAAAAGTGGAAAAAATGTAATAAGTTATTCCTTTCCATTCTTCTATGAAGATATTTTTGTTGGACTAGTAGGTATGGATATAGATTATTCATATTTTGTAGAAGAATTAAACAAAATAAAAGTATATGAAGGAAGTTACGCATCATTAGCCAATGAAAAATTAAAAATAATACATGACAAACAATATGAAACAGGGACATATATAGGAGAAATATTAAAAAGAGAAGAATACAAAAAAGTAAGTGAAGAAAATACAGGATACTATGAA